From Cellulosimicrobium cellulans, the proteins below share one genomic window:
- a CDS encoding helix-turn-helix transcriptional regulator: MAERADDRLVRLLGIVAYLDGAGPVPVGELARHFGVSERQVLDDVDALWVSGTPGYWPDDLIDFDADSIERGVVRLTEARGMTRPLRLGTREAVALIAALRAMRETAAVQADPERAGVVESVLRKLTDATGEAAAALDVQLAPEGDPRVVAAITSALVASHRLRIRYVTAADEESEREVDPVSLHTQDQHAYLLAWCHRARGRRTFRVDRILAATELDQAVEGHDVDPDVDFTPTGDAPLATITFASPARAVAEQVPVESVRNLPDGAFEVRLRVTNPVWLRQLLTERARHVLAVEPASVARDVREAASAALSAYADLPGDTDGGSADPSGDRAAG, translated from the coding sequence GTGGCTGAGCGCGCGGACGACCGGCTGGTGCGCCTGCTGGGCATCGTCGCGTACCTGGACGGGGCGGGGCCGGTGCCGGTGGGCGAGCTCGCCCGGCACTTCGGCGTGAGCGAGCGCCAGGTCCTGGACGACGTCGACGCCCTGTGGGTGTCGGGCACCCCCGGGTACTGGCCGGACGACCTCATCGACTTCGACGCCGACTCGATCGAGCGCGGCGTCGTGCGGCTCACCGAGGCGCGCGGCATGACCCGGCCCCTGCGGCTGGGCACGCGCGAGGCCGTGGCGCTCATCGCGGCGCTGCGGGCCATGCGGGAGACGGCGGCGGTGCAGGCCGACCCGGAGCGCGCGGGCGTCGTGGAGTCGGTGCTGCGCAAGCTCACCGACGCGACCGGCGAGGCCGCGGCGGCGCTCGACGTGCAGCTCGCGCCCGAGGGCGACCCGCGCGTCGTCGCGGCCATCACGAGCGCGCTCGTCGCGAGCCACCGGTTGCGCATCCGGTACGTGACGGCCGCCGACGAGGAGTCCGAGCGCGAGGTCGACCCCGTGTCCCTGCACACGCAGGACCAGCACGCGTACCTGCTCGCGTGGTGCCACCGCGCCCGCGGGCGCCGCACCTTCCGCGTCGACCGCATCCTCGCCGCCACCGAGCTCGACCAGGCCGTCGAGGGGCACGACGTCGACCCCGACGTGGACTTCACCCCCACCGGCGACGCGCCGCTCGCGACGATCACGTTCGCCAGCCCTGCGCGCGCCGTCGCGGAGCAGGTCCCCGTCGAGTCCGTGCGCAACCTGCCCGACGGCGCGTTCGAGGTGCGCCTGCGCGTCACCAACCCGGTGTGGCTGCGCCAGCTCCTCACCGAGCGGGCGCGGCACGTCCTCGCCGTCGAGCCGGCGTCGGTCGCGCGCGACGTGCGCGAGGCCGCGAGCGCCGCCCTGTCCGCGTACGCGGACCTGCCCGGCGACACCGACGGCGGGTCGGCCGACCCGTCCGGCGACCGGGCCGCTGGCTAG
- a CDS encoding helix-turn-helix transcriptional regulator has product MSEPTPPSSVPDPAPSSSGSSPTNPAARLLNLVIALVNTNASMTKQQIRVSVAGYGDAPSPDAFERMFERDKDTLRDLGIPIVTVDAGGHADEVGYRIDQDAYALPAVDLTPAELGVLALATQFWQDKTLRTDISRALTKLRAAGAGETAMDVVAGLAPQVRPVGDAYATLMDAISARRAVSFTYRAASTGEVRARRAQPWRIAARRGGWYLVGFDLDRAAPRSYRLSRVEGRVRATGPRDAFEVPTDVDVDAALGTRDAGGVARLAVVPERAGALRARGTVVGSVPDARAGDGAGRDVLEVAYDVRYALADEVVGYGDAVLVLGPPDLRAAVVRRLRDAAALGSSSGPVPGSEQGEGTTEVAGRG; this is encoded by the coding sequence ATGTCCGAGCCCACGCCCCCCTCGTCCGTGCCCGACCCTGCGCCGTCGTCGTCGGGGTCGTCGCCGACGAACCCGGCCGCGCGCCTGCTGAACCTGGTGATCGCGCTGGTGAACACGAACGCGTCGATGACGAAGCAGCAGATCCGTGTCAGCGTGGCGGGGTACGGCGACGCCCCGTCCCCGGACGCGTTCGAACGGATGTTCGAGCGCGACAAGGACACGCTGCGCGACCTGGGGATCCCGATCGTCACGGTGGACGCGGGCGGGCACGCGGACGAGGTGGGGTACCGGATCGACCAGGACGCGTACGCGCTGCCCGCGGTGGACCTCACACCGGCCGAGCTCGGGGTGCTGGCGCTGGCGACGCAGTTCTGGCAGGACAAGACGCTGCGCACGGACATCTCGCGGGCGCTGACGAAGCTGCGGGCGGCGGGCGCGGGGGAGACCGCGATGGACGTCGTCGCGGGTCTGGCGCCGCAGGTGCGGCCGGTGGGCGACGCGTACGCGACGCTCATGGACGCGATCTCGGCCCGGCGGGCGGTGTCGTTCACGTACCGGGCGGCGAGCACGGGCGAGGTGCGGGCGCGACGCGCGCAGCCGTGGCGGATCGCGGCGCGGCGCGGCGGCTGGTACCTGGTGGGGTTCGACCTGGACCGGGCGGCGCCGCGGTCGTACCGGCTGAGCCGGGTCGAGGGCCGGGTGCGGGCGACGGGCCCGCGCGACGCGTTCGAGGTGCCGACCGACGTGGACGTGGACGCGGCGCTGGGCACGCGCGACGCGGGCGGGGTGGCGCGCCTGGCGGTGGTGCCGGAGCGCGCGGGCGCGCTGCGGGCGCGCGGCACGGTCGTGGGGTCGGTGCCGGACGCGCGGGCGGGCGACGGCGCGGGCCGCGACGTGCTGGAGGTGGCGTACGACGTCCGGTACGCGCTGGCGGACGAGGTCGTGGGGTACGGGGACGCGGTGCTGGTGCTCGGGCCGCCGGACCTGCGGGCGGCGGTCGTGCGGCGGCTGCGGGACGCGGCGGCGCTGGGTTCGTCGTCGGGACCCGTGCCGGGCTCGGAGCAGGGCGAGGGGACGACGGAGGTGGCGGGGCGTGGCTGA
- a CDS encoding DUF3866 family protein, with protein sequence MITWRTATVVSHAKTWTGAQELHVRLHTPLPGRDDDPDATVRALAYTQLVGTPEPGDHVLLNVSALARGLGTGGYALVVGPAQPGTPLPPDPAPGPGHLVKARYTPLQALVLGVDEQESPHHDTLRDADDLDGTPVVVADLHSALPAVVAGARHAAALAGRPVPRVAYVMTDGGALPAAFSRTVATLRDTGWIDTCLTVGQAFGGDLEAVTVHTGLLAARHVTGADLVVVAQGPGNLGTGTRWGFSGVAAGEALNAVAALRGRPVASLRVSGADARDRHLGVSHHSLTTYGRVALTPSDVPVPVPTPDVEALPGWGADLTRRVAQQVATLAAPAGRHHLVSVPAGPEILDALHDVPVRLSTMGRGLDADPAAFVAAAVAGVHAESLRPA encoded by the coding sequence GTGATCACGTGGCGGACCGCGACCGTGGTGTCGCACGCGAAGACCTGGACCGGCGCCCAGGAGCTGCACGTGCGGCTCCACACCCCCCTGCCCGGGCGCGACGACGACCCCGACGCGACCGTGCGCGCCCTCGCCTACACCCAGCTCGTCGGCACCCCCGAGCCCGGCGACCACGTGCTCCTCAACGTCTCCGCCCTCGCGCGCGGCCTCGGCACCGGCGGGTACGCCCTCGTCGTCGGCCCCGCCCAGCCCGGCACCCCCCTCCCGCCCGACCCCGCACCCGGACCCGGCCACCTCGTCAAGGCCCGCTACACCCCGCTCCAGGCCCTCGTCCTCGGCGTCGACGAGCAGGAGTCCCCCCACCACGACACCCTCCGCGACGCCGACGACCTCGACGGCACCCCCGTCGTCGTCGCCGACCTCCACTCCGCCCTGCCCGCCGTCGTCGCCGGCGCCCGGCACGCCGCGGCGCTCGCGGGCCGCCCCGTCCCCCGCGTCGCCTACGTCATGACCGACGGCGGCGCCCTCCCCGCCGCGTTCTCCCGCACCGTCGCCACCCTCCGCGACACCGGCTGGATCGACACCTGCCTCACCGTCGGGCAGGCGTTCGGCGGCGACCTCGAGGCCGTCACCGTGCACACCGGCCTCCTCGCCGCCCGCCACGTCACCGGCGCCGACCTCGTCGTCGTCGCCCAGGGACCCGGCAACCTCGGCACCGGCACCCGCTGGGGCTTCTCCGGCGTCGCCGCCGGCGAGGCCCTCAACGCCGTCGCCGCCCTCCGCGGCCGCCCCGTCGCCTCCCTGCGCGTCTCCGGCGCCGACGCCCGCGACCGCCACCTCGGCGTCTCCCACCACTCCCTCACCACCTACGGACGCGTCGCCCTCACCCCGAGCGACGTCCCCGTGCCCGTCCCCACTCCCGACGTCGAGGCGCTCCCCGGGTGGGGAGCCGACCTCACCCGTCGTGTCGCCCAGCAGGTCGCGACGCTCGCCGCCCCCGCCGGGCGCCACCACCTCGTCTCCGTCCCCGCCGGCCCGGAGATCCTCGACGCGCTCCACGACGTCCCCGTCCGGCTGTCCACCATGGGCCGCGGCCTCGACGCCGACCCCGCCGCGTTCGTCGCCGCGGCCGTCGCCGGCGTCCACGCCGAGTCGCTCCGGCCCGCATGA
- a CDS encoding DUF4129 domain-containing protein, which translates to MTAPQGENHRRPGPARFAAVAALALAAVLAAAVGAPWGWDAPAWFDDVAHDPVAPPPETATIRDADTGPDDLRNLADAGGMSFDTYLLWFLGAVVLVVLVVLARRYLPALLVRRRRRELLVAATGDVSVHAAEDPVVPELREAVERAHDDLRAPDADPHDAVVAAWVALEHAAERAGTRRDPAQTPTEFTTAVLAGTRVDPHAVATLRGLYHRARFGETPLGERDLEAARAALARVAADLATRVAGTQDLTPALHDRPLHDGARP; encoded by the coding sequence ATGACCGCACCGCAGGGGGAGAACCACCGCCGGCCCGGGCCGGCACGTTTCGCCGCCGTCGCCGCGCTGGCGCTCGCGGCGGTGCTCGCCGCGGCCGTCGGCGCGCCGTGGGGCTGGGACGCGCCGGCCTGGTTCGACGACGTCGCGCATGACCCGGTCGCGCCGCCCCCGGAGACCGCCACGATCCGCGACGCGGACACCGGCCCGGACGACCTCCGGAACCTGGCCGACGCCGGGGGCATGTCGTTCGACACGTACCTGCTCTGGTTCCTGGGCGCGGTGGTGCTCGTGGTCCTCGTCGTGCTCGCGCGCCGGTACCTCCCGGCACTCCTCGTGCGGCGACGCCGACGAGAGCTCCTCGTCGCGGCGACCGGCGACGTCTCCGTCCACGCGGCCGAGGACCCGGTCGTGCCGGAGCTGCGGGAGGCGGTCGAGCGGGCGCACGACGACCTGCGCGCGCCCGACGCGGACCCGCACGACGCCGTCGTCGCCGCGTGGGTCGCGCTCGAGCACGCCGCGGAGCGGGCGGGAACCCGGCGCGACCCCGCCCAGACCCCGACGGAGTTCACGACCGCGGTCCTGGCCGGCACCCGGGTCGACCCGCACGCGGTCGCGACGCTGCGCGGCCTGTACCACCGGGCCCGGTTCGGTGAGACGCCGCTCGGCGAGCGCGACCTGGAGGCCGCTCGCGCGGCGCTCGCCCGCGTCGCGGCCGACCTCGCGACGCGGGTCGCCGGCACCCAGGACCTGACCCCCGCGCTCCACGACCGACCGCTCCACGACGGGGCCCGGCCGTGA
- a CDS encoding AAA family ATPase: MTADPAARTTAQPATLDVPAVAAHGRAVLDEVATAVVGAREPLTLALATVLAGGHVLFEDVPGLGKTLAARSLARALGLDFTRLQCTPDLLPSDVTGSSVYDPAARTFEFRPGPVFTGLLLADEINRTAPKTQSALLESMAERQVTVEGTTHVLPRPFHVVATSNPVEHEGTYPLPEAQLDRFMVRLSVGYPGRDEEREVLTRRIARRHDDPVVRQVVDRETVLAMQSAVEQVDVHPDVVAYCVDLAAATRTHRDLEVGASPRGSQNLALLARGVAVLDGRDVVLPEDVKRVAVPVLAHRLTLTPGAWAADLRPETVVAGILRTVPGPATVGARG; encoded by the coding sequence ATGACCGCCGACCCCGCCGCCCGCACCACCGCGCAGCCCGCGACCCTCGACGTGCCCGCCGTCGCCGCGCACGGCCGCGCCGTCCTCGACGAGGTCGCGACCGCCGTCGTCGGCGCCCGCGAACCCCTCACCCTCGCGCTCGCCACCGTCCTCGCCGGCGGGCACGTGCTGTTCGAGGACGTCCCCGGGCTCGGCAAGACCCTCGCCGCCCGCAGCCTCGCCCGCGCGCTCGGCCTCGACTTCACCCGCCTCCAGTGCACCCCCGACCTCCTGCCCTCGGACGTCACCGGGTCCTCCGTGTACGACCCCGCGGCCCGGACCTTCGAGTTCCGGCCCGGACCCGTCTTCACCGGGCTGCTGCTCGCCGACGAGATCAACCGCACCGCCCCCAAGACGCAGTCCGCCCTGCTCGAGTCCATGGCCGAGCGCCAGGTCACCGTCGAGGGCACCACCCACGTGCTGCCCCGCCCCTTCCACGTCGTCGCGACGTCCAACCCCGTCGAGCACGAGGGCACCTACCCGCTCCCCGAGGCACAGCTCGACCGCTTCATGGTGCGCCTCTCCGTCGGATACCCCGGGCGCGACGAGGAGCGCGAGGTCCTCACCCGCCGCATCGCCCGCCGCCACGACGACCCCGTCGTCCGCCAGGTCGTCGACCGCGAGACCGTCCTCGCCATGCAGTCCGCCGTCGAGCAGGTCGACGTCCACCCCGACGTCGTCGCGTACTGCGTCGACCTCGCCGCCGCCACCCGCACCCACCGCGACCTCGAGGTCGGCGCGTCCCCCCGCGGGTCCCAGAACCTCGCCCTCCTCGCCCGCGGCGTCGCCGTCCTCGACGGGCGCGACGTCGTCCTGCCCGAGGACGTCAAGCGCGTCGCCGTCCCCGTGCTCGCCCACCGCCTCACCCTCACCCCCGGGGCGTGGGCCGCCGACCTGCGGCCCGAGACCGTCGTCGCCGGCATCCTCCGGACCGTCCCCGGACCCGCCACCGTCGGCGCTCGCGGATGA
- a CDS encoding DUF58 domain-containing protein codes for MSTPTADRDTDAPRWRTTVHLAAGVLLGTTLLALGVLFRRPDVALLGLAPLLGAVWGWTHRPHGPVTVRVVLDTDAPAGTLAARSVADVPPGVELLRLRAVAPGGLVTERLVDATHGPRELTWHAPSARTGVTDTLRVDYAAYGPDGVEEQVPRVARGPRRLVLPRPTPLGHLPLASRLRGLSGPHTSRRPGDGTELRDVDAFRPGDRLRRIDWRATARRSPTLDTLYVRRTFGTAEATVVLVVDSRDEVAPDLATWSGVGAQRPDEATSLDLARHAAASVAQAVLAEGDRVALDDLGRLARPVRPGGGRRHLRRILHGLALARPDGDPSARHRPPQVPAGAAVYLFSTLLDDEAPRLARQWHDTGHVVVVVDVLPPVSLAEVDDHVATAWAVTRHERADRMHDLRERGVVVARWYDGTRGADGARETFELAARRLERQGPGRPSPTGGTR; via the coding sequence ATGAGCACCCCCACGGCGGACCGCGACACCGACGCGCCCCGCTGGCGCACCACCGTCCACCTCGCCGCCGGCGTCCTGCTCGGCACCACCCTCCTCGCCCTCGGCGTCCTCTTCCGCCGTCCCGACGTCGCCCTCCTCGGGCTCGCACCCCTGCTCGGCGCCGTCTGGGGCTGGACCCACCGCCCCCACGGACCCGTCACCGTGCGCGTCGTCCTCGACACCGACGCCCCGGCCGGGACCCTCGCCGCCCGCAGCGTCGCCGACGTCCCGCCCGGCGTCGAGCTGCTGCGACTGCGCGCCGTCGCCCCCGGCGGCCTCGTCACCGAACGCCTCGTCGACGCGACCCACGGCCCCCGGGAACTCACCTGGCACGCGCCCTCCGCACGCACCGGCGTCACCGACACCCTCCGTGTCGACTACGCCGCCTACGGGCCCGACGGCGTCGAGGAGCAGGTCCCTCGCGTCGCCCGCGGACCGCGCCGCCTCGTCCTGCCCCGCCCGACCCCGCTCGGACACCTCCCCCTCGCCTCCCGCCTGCGCGGACTCTCCGGACCCCACACCTCCCGGCGCCCCGGCGACGGCACCGAGCTGCGGGACGTCGACGCCTTCCGCCCCGGCGACCGGCTCCGCCGCATCGACTGGCGCGCCACCGCCCGCCGCTCTCCCACGCTCGACACCCTCTACGTCCGCCGCACCTTCGGCACCGCCGAGGCGACCGTCGTCCTCGTCGTCGACTCCCGCGACGAGGTCGCCCCGGACCTCGCCACCTGGAGCGGCGTCGGCGCCCAGCGCCCCGACGAGGCCACCTCCCTCGACCTCGCCCGTCACGCCGCAGCCTCCGTCGCCCAGGCCGTCCTCGCCGAGGGCGACCGCGTCGCCCTCGACGACCTCGGCCGTCTCGCCCGACCCGTCCGACCCGGCGGCGGACGACGCCACCTGCGCCGCATCCTCCACGGCCTCGCCCTCGCCCGGCCTGACGGCGACCCCTCTGCCCGGCACCGACCGCCCCAGGTCCCCGCCGGCGCCGCCGTCTACCTCTTCTCGACCCTGCTCGACGACGAGGCGCCCCGCCTCGCCCGCCAGTGGCACGACACCGGGCACGTGGTCGTCGTCGTCGACGTCCTCCCGCCCGTCTCCCTCGCCGAGGTCGACGACCACGTCGCGACCGCCTGGGCCGTCACCCGCCACGAGCGCGCGGACCGCATGCACGACCTGCGCGAGCGCGGGGTCGTCGTCGCACGGTGGTACGACGGCACGCGCGGCGCCGACGGCGCTCGCGAGACGTTCGAGCTCGCAGCGCGACGGCTCGAGCGGCAAGGACCCGGCCGCCCGAGCCCGACCGGGGGCACGCGATGA
- a CDS encoding Dps family protein — protein sequence MAARSDLPKYTVPSLTPEEGAKVAGILQERLHALNDLQLTLKHIHWNVVGPHFIAVHEMIDPQVDAVRAMVDAVAERIATLGVSPKGTPGALVAERSWEDYSLGRASTIAHLGALDEVYVGVITAHREAATATEELDDVTNDLLIGHLHDLELFHWFVRAHLESTGGDLSTDGARTETGAARKAEQAAVGQP from the coding sequence ATGGCCGCTCGCTCCGACCTGCCGAAGTACACCGTCCCGTCGCTCACCCCCGAGGAAGGGGCGAAGGTCGCCGGGATCCTCCAGGAGCGCCTGCACGCGCTCAACGACCTCCAGCTCACGCTCAAGCACATCCACTGGAACGTCGTCGGACCGCACTTCATCGCGGTGCACGAGATGATCGACCCGCAGGTCGACGCCGTCCGCGCGATGGTCGACGCCGTCGCGGAGCGCATCGCGACGCTGGGCGTCTCCCCGAAGGGCACGCCCGGCGCCCTGGTCGCCGAGCGGAGCTGGGAGGACTACTCGCTCGGCCGCGCCTCGACCATCGCCCACCTGGGGGCCCTCGACGAGGTGTACGTCGGGGTCATCACGGCGCACCGCGAGGCCGCGACCGCGACCGAGGAGCTCGACGACGTGACGAACGACCTGCTCATCGGGCACCTGCACGACCTCGAGCTGTTCCACTGGTTCGTCCGCGCGCACCTCGAGTCGACCGGTGGCGACCTCTCCACCGACGGCGCGCGCACCGAGACCGGTGCCGCGCGCAAGGCCGAGCAGGCGGCCGTCGGCCAGCCCTGA
- a CDS encoding VOC family protein: MSDSTPQRPTVRQLRLVVEADDYGAALAFYRDVLGLPERIAYADGTDDRVAILDVGHATLEIANAAHKRAIDDVEVGRQVAGHLRVAFEVDDARVATDRAVEAGAELVAPPTRTPWGSLNSRLDAPAGLHVTLFQELDGEEGVPPGVVAEPGTGDGPAPGRR; encoded by the coding sequence ATGAGCGACTCCACACCTCAGCGGCCCACCGTCCGCCAGCTCCGCCTCGTCGTGGAGGCCGACGACTACGGCGCCGCCCTCGCCTTCTACCGCGACGTCCTGGGCCTCCCCGAGCGCATCGCGTACGCCGACGGCACGGACGACCGGGTGGCGATCCTCGACGTCGGGCACGCGACGCTCGAGATCGCGAACGCGGCCCACAAGCGGGCGATCGACGACGTGGAGGTCGGGCGTCAGGTCGCGGGCCACCTGCGGGTCGCGTTCGAGGTCGACGACGCGCGGGTCGCCACCGACCGTGCGGTCGAGGCTGGGGCGGAGCTCGTCGCTCCCCCGACCCGCACCCCGTGGGGCTCGCTCAACTCACGGCTCGACGCCCCCGCCGGCCTCCACGTCACCCTGTTCCAGGAGCTCGACGGCGAGGAGGGCGTCCCGCCCGGCGTCGTCGCCGAGCCCGGGACCGGCGACGGTCCCGCTCCCGGTCGGCGCTGA
- the argG gene encoding argininosuccinate synthase: MSKVLTSLPVGERVGIAFSGGLDTSVAVAWMRDKGAVPCTYTADIGQYDEPDIASVPGRATAYGAEVARLVDCRAALVEEGLAALACGAFHIRSGGRAYFNTTPLGRAVTGTLLVRAMHEDDVQIWGDGSTFKGNDIERFYRYGLLANPALRIYKPWLDADFVTELGGRKEMSEWLLAHDLPYRDSTEKAYSTDANIWGATHEAKTLEHLDTGIETVDPIMGVRFWDPSVEIATEDVTIGFVQGRPVTIDGREFESAVDLVNEANAIGGRHGLGMSDQIENRIIEAKSRGIYEAPGMALLHAAYERLVNAIHNEDTLAQYHTEGRRLGRLMYEGRWLDPQALMIRESLQRWVSTAVTGEVTLRLRRGEDYSILDTTGPAFSYHPDKLSMERTEDSAFGPMDRIGQLTMRNLDIADSRAKLEQYAGIGIVGTAHAALIGAGAGATTELIGAMPEGGAEVIASRGMAEGDDALLDRAAMESGTD; the protein is encoded by the coding sequence ATGTCCAAGGTTCTCACCTCCCTCCCCGTCGGCGAGCGCGTCGGGATCGCGTTCTCCGGCGGCCTCGACACGTCCGTCGCCGTCGCCTGGATGCGCGACAAGGGCGCCGTGCCCTGCACCTACACCGCCGACATCGGCCAGTACGACGAGCCCGACATCGCGTCGGTGCCGGGGCGCGCCACGGCCTACGGCGCCGAGGTCGCGCGCCTGGTCGACTGCCGCGCGGCGCTCGTCGAGGAGGGCCTCGCGGCCCTGGCCTGCGGGGCGTTCCACATCCGCTCCGGCGGCCGCGCGTACTTCAACACCACTCCCCTGGGCCGGGCCGTCACCGGCACCCTGCTGGTGCGCGCGATGCACGAGGACGACGTCCAGATCTGGGGCGACGGGTCCACGTTCAAGGGGAACGACATCGAGCGGTTCTACCGCTACGGCCTGCTCGCCAACCCGGCCCTGCGCATCTACAAGCCGTGGCTCGACGCCGACTTCGTCACCGAGCTCGGCGGTCGCAAGGAGATGTCGGAGTGGCTGCTCGCCCACGACCTCCCCTACCGCGACAGCACGGAGAAGGCCTACTCGACGGACGCCAACATCTGGGGCGCCACGCACGAGGCGAAGACGCTCGAGCACCTCGACACCGGCATCGAGACCGTCGACCCCATCATGGGCGTGCGGTTCTGGGACCCGTCGGTCGAGATCGCGACCGAGGACGTGACGATCGGCTTCGTCCAGGGCCGTCCCGTCACGATCGACGGGCGCGAGTTCGAGTCCGCCGTCGACCTGGTCAACGAGGCCAACGCGATCGGCGGCCGCCACGGCCTCGGCATGTCCGACCAGATCGAGAACCGCATCATCGAGGCCAAGAGCCGCGGCATCTACGAGGCGCCCGGCATGGCGCTCCTGCACGCCGCGTACGAGCGCCTCGTCAACGCGATCCACAACGAGGACACGCTCGCGCAGTACCACACCGAGGGCCGCCGCCTCGGCCGCCTCATGTACGAGGGCCGCTGGCTCGACCCGCAGGCGCTCATGATCCGCGAGTCGCTCCAGCGCTGGGTCAGCACCGCCGTCACGGGCGAGGTCACGCTGCGCCTGCGCCGCGGCGAGGACTACTCGATCCTCGACACCACCGGTCCGGCGTTCAGCTACCACCCGGACAAGCTCTCGATGGAGCGCACCGAGGACTCCGCGTTCGGGCCCATGGACCGCATCGGCCAGCTCACCATGCGCAACCTGGACATCGCCGACTCGCGCGCCAAGCTCGAGCAGTACGCCGGGATCGGCATCGTCGGCACCGCGCACGCGGCACTCATCGGGGCCGGGGCCGGGGCGACGACCGAGCTCATCGGCGCGATGCCCGAGGGTGGCGCCGAGGTCATCGCGTCGCGCGGCATGGCCGAGGGCGACGACGCGCTCCTCGACCGGGCTGCCATGGAGTCGGGCACGGACTGA
- a CDS encoding YigZ family protein, which yields MSAGTGELWGTIAGPVDHELVVKKSRFLAHLSPVASVAEADAVIARVRKEHWDARHHCVALVVGAHADQQRSTDDGEPSGTAGVPMLEVLRHRQVTDVVAVVTRYFGGVLLGAGGLVRAYSSAVSEALDVARPVRRAVLTEVRVDVPHADAGRLHGILRDWCSQHDGALDDVTYGIEAEFTVLVPLTELDRFDADIAATSSGTLTPRRGADRVVDLPG from the coding sequence ATGAGCGCGGGCACCGGTGAGCTGTGGGGCACGATCGCCGGACCGGTCGACCACGAGCTCGTCGTCAAGAAGTCCCGGTTCCTCGCGCACCTCTCCCCCGTCGCCTCGGTCGCGGAGGCGGACGCCGTGATCGCCCGCGTCCGCAAGGAGCACTGGGACGCGCGGCACCACTGCGTCGCGCTCGTCGTCGGCGCCCACGCCGACCAGCAGCGCTCCACCGACGACGGCGAGCCCTCCGGGACCGCGGGCGTCCCCATGCTCGAGGTGCTGCGGCACCGCCAGGTCACCGACGTCGTCGCCGTCGTCACGCGCTACTTCGGCGGCGTGCTGCTCGGCGCGGGCGGGCTCGTCCGGGCGTACTCGTCCGCGGTGAGCGAGGCGCTCGACGTGGCGCGGCCCGTGCGCCGCGCGGTGCTGACCGAGGTGCGCGTCGACGTCCCCCACGCCGACGCCGGCCGCCTCCACGGCATCCTGCGCGACTGGTGCTCCCAGCACGACGGCGCTCTCGACGACGTCACGTACGGCATCGAGGCGGAGTTCACCGTCCTCGTCCCGCTCACCGAGCTCGACCGTTTCGACGCCGACATCGCCGCCACCTCGTCCGGGACCCTCACGCCCCGCCGGGGCGCGGACCGCGTCGTCGACCTCCCGGGCTGA